In Armatimonadota bacterium, the genomic stretch CGTTGCGAATTAAGCAACTTGGACGCACCGCGACTTGTGTGGCGTGCATGATGCCGGTGATTTGCGCGATGATTTGGCTTGGGATAGAGAACAAATACTTGAGGCGGATCGTGATGATTATTCTTACGATCATCGGTTTGCTACCTTGGGTCCTGCTGGAGGTCATCAAACCATTGGATGTTTCTGTTGAGTGCGAGGGCGATGAGTGCTCTTTTCGATTTGCCTCAGAGGCGTTCTCTTTGGCGCACGGTGGAAGAGCGTACAACTTCATGGAGGCCTGACGCGCGAGTTGGCTAGGCTGACTTTGTGAATATTCCGACCTTGCGTGCAAAAGCCCGACAGAGAGAGCTGTGCCGAAGCACAAGTGGTCTAGAGGGTGCCTCGCGCGGCTCGAGACGCCTTTCTCTGCCGGCAGTCTCACCCTGCCACCGACAGTATTTCTAGCTAGTTGAAGTTCTAGGATCGGTGTACAATTTGGTGATGCGTTTGTTTGTTGGATGCGGCTTGGTTTTGGCTTCTGGGATTGCCTCAGCGCAGTTCTTGCTCGTTCCAGATTCTGGGAATGATCGGATTTTGAAGCTAGACGCGCAGACTGGGGCGGTTATTGATGCCAACTTCATTGTGAACGCCGCGTTTTCGACGCCGGTTGCGGCTAAGCAGGTGGGTGCTGAAATCTGGATCACGGATCAGATCAACGACTCGATCTACCGCTACAGTGATAGCGGAAGCCTGTTGAGCACAATCACGGGTCAGTTGGATAACGTTCGCGGGTTGAATGTGGTTAACGGCCAGGTCTGGGTTACAAACGCGGGAACAGCAAATGGCGGTGCCATTGGGATCTACCGCTACGACTTTAGCGGAAATCTGCTCGGGAACTTCGCGCTTGGAGCATCTTCGGGAAGTAACAGCCCTTGGGACATTAAGCAGTTTGGTTCCGACGTTTACATTTCGGATTCAACAAGCGATGATATTGATCGCTATGATGTTTCGGGCACATACCTTGGCAAGTTCTATAACTCGCCGGGGTCGGCGGACCTGAATTTTCCTCAGCAAATTGGGACGTTTAACAACCAAGTGATGGTTGCGGGGTTTAGCATTCCGACCGGGCTTTATCGCTTTGACAGCTCCGGAGCTAAGGTTGGAACCTACGATGTTTCGGGTTCACTTGGATTGCGGGGTGTCTACCAGCTTGGCAACGGAAACATTCTGGCTACGGGAGGCACTCGCTTGGTGTTGATCAACACTTCCGGCCCGGTTTGGACAGATTCGAATTTGATCAACCAGCTGACACCGGCGGCGAGCTTCCGATTCATTCATGAATTCACTCCGGTGCCTGAGCCCGGAACTCTAGCAGTATTGGGGCTGGGGTGCGCGGCGATGTTGCGGCGGAAGCAGAAGGTCAAGAAGTCTTTGTAGGGGGCCTGAGTGGTCTCCTGCGTGCTAGAGCCCGACATTTAGAGTGGTGCTGAAGCACACGCAGTCTAGTGGGCGGCGTTGCACCCTATGGTTTCGACTGCGAATTAGGGTTGTGCGCTCCTAGAAGACAAAAAAATGTGAGGTGGCGGATAGGAGAGCTATGCTGGCCAACCTCACAAAGGCTTGCACCGTTGACTTTGCCCTTGGATCTCTCCCCCGAAGGTGTCCCATCAACTGGTGACTGGTAGTATTACCAGCCAATCTTGCAAAACGCAAGTTTTTGTTAAATTTGCTCTCGATTTCACAATAAATCTTTTCGCTGCGGGTATGGCTTTGACTCATTTTGTTAGGAGCGATGAACTCCCGGTAAGATTGCTGGGTTATCGAGCAAAACCCGGGCAGTTTCAGAATTTCGTGAAAATCGGAACTTCTGGCGCGGGAATTGTGTCTGACACCGAAGTCGGAGGCGTGCGTCGTGTCTCCTGACAGGTATCCTAGACGCGATCTTAAATCATAGGGAGGTGCGCGACCCTTGGCCGCCGCCATAGAAACAAAGCAGTTAACAAAGACTTACAAGAGCAAAAGCCGAAACCTTACCGTTGTGGACAAGCTCGACCTTCACGTTGAAGAAGGCGAGATTTTCGGATTCTTGGGGCCAAACGGCGCCGGGAAGACGACGACCATCAAGATGCTTCTCAGCATCATTGAAGCAACGTCAGGCGAAGGATACATTCTTGGTAAGGAACTTGGTGACTTTGATGTGCACAAGCTCATCAGTTACGTCCCCGAGCGACCTTATTATTACGAGTACATGACCGGACTTGAGATCCTCAAGTTCTACGGATCGCTCTTCGGAATCTCCGATGTGGCGCACATGCAGAACTTGCTGGAGCGCGTAGGCCTTGCCGACGCTCGCAATACCAACAAGACGATCAACCAGTACTCGAAGGGTATGCAGCAACGCATCGGGCTTGCCCAGGCGCTCCTGAACGATCCTAAGTTGTTGTTCCTAGACGAACCTACGGGTGGACTTGACCCGATTGCTCATCGCGAGATTCGCGACCTTATCTTGGGCTTCCGCGAGGAAGGCCGAACGGTCTTTATTTCATCGCACGAGCTTTCGGAAGTTGAGCTGATCTGCGACCGCGTAGCGATCATCAACCACGGCGTCATCGTTGCACAAGGCAAGCTGACCGACCTTCTGGCTGGCGGGCGAGTTGAAATTCTGGTTGGAAAGCTTGATCGAGGCGTTTTCAGCGACATGAAGATCGAAGATGGCAACATCCACGACACTCCGGCTGGTGTGTTGTTCGACGTTCCGGAAGGATCGGAAATCAACGCGATCATCGATGGTGCTCGTGCAAAGGGTGGCCAGATCGTGAGTATTGTTCCGCGCAAAAAGCGCCTTGAAGACCTATTCGTGGAGGCGGTTCGAAACAAATGAGACCAGTTATTGCTATTGCAAAGGCGACGGTTGGCGAAGCAATTCGTCGGCGCGTTTTGCTGATTATCCTTTTCATCGCTGTTCTGTTGCTGTTGGTTGCACCGCTTTTGGGCGT encodes the following:
- a CDS encoding ABC transporter ATP-binding protein yields the protein MAAAIETKQLTKTYKSKSRNLTVVDKLDLHVEEGEIFGFLGPNGAGKTTTIKMLLSIIEATSGEGYILGKELGDFDVHKLISYVPERPYYYEYMTGLEILKFYGSLFGISDVAHMQNLLERVGLADARNTNKTINQYSKGMQQRIGLAQALLNDPKLLFLDEPTGGLDPIAHREIRDLILGFREEGRTVFISSHELSEVELICDRVAIINHGVIVAQGKLTDLLAGGRVEILVGKLDRGVFSDMKIEDGNIHDTPAGVLFDVPEGSEINAIIDGARAKGGQIVSIVPRKKRLEDLFVEAVRNK
- a CDS encoding PEP-CTERM sorting domain-containing protein: MRLFVGCGLVLASGIASAQFLLVPDSGNDRILKLDAQTGAVIDANFIVNAAFSTPVAAKQVGAEIWITDQINDSIYRYSDSGSLLSTITGQLDNVRGLNVVNGQVWVTNAGTANGGAIGIYRYDFSGNLLGNFALGASSGSNSPWDIKQFGSDVYISDSTSDDIDRYDVSGTYLGKFYNSPGSADLNFPQQIGTFNNQVMVAGFSIPTGLYRFDSSGAKVGTYDVSGSLGLRGVYQLGNGNILATGGTRLVLINTSGPVWTDSNLINQLTPAASFRFIHEFTPVPEPGTLAVLGLGCAAMLRRKQKVKKSL